In Candidatus Vogelbacteria bacterium, the following proteins share a genomic window:
- the tyrS gene encoding tyrosine--tRNA ligase has product MSEQETLIAEILTRSVDNIVDRAHLEARLKAGEKLRVKLGIDPTSPNLHIGRAIPLLKLRKFQDLGHQIIFLIGDFTAVIGDTSDKDAERPMLSREIVTENMQAYLRQAEKILNINLVEVVYNSHWLGGLLYNEIGEQADVFSLNDFIARSNIKARLDKGTRVSLREVLYPIMQGYDSVAVRADVELGGADQWFNLLAGRKLQKHYDQEPQDILTTVLIEGLDGRKMSSSWGNTINLLDEPKDMFGKVMSLRDDLIGKYFEHCTTLPVAEVKKYQQQLEQGEINPRDLKEILALEITKLYHGEEGAKEGQQYFQTVFRDKGLPEEIPEVKVTSANILDVLVETGLVESKSEARRVIDQGGVRMNDEVVKSVDVEVTPEAIIQKGKRQVVKVLL; this is encoded by the coding sequence ATGTCTGAACAAGAAACTCTTATCGCGGAAATTTTAACCCGCAGTGTTGATAATATTGTCGATCGGGCTCATCTAGAAGCTCGTCTCAAAGCCGGTGAAAAATTAAGAGTAAAATTAGGTATCGATCCAACTAGTCCCAATCTTCACATCGGCCGAGCTATCCCTTTATTAAAACTGAGGAAATTTCAAGATCTTGGTCACCAGATTATTTTTTTGATTGGTGATTTTACGGCCGTGATTGGTGACACTAGTGACAAAGACGCCGAACGACCAATGCTTTCTCGAGAGATTGTTACAGAAAATATGCAGGCTTACTTACGCCAAGCAGAAAAGATTTTAAATATTAATTTGGTTGAAGTGGTTTATAACTCGCATTGGTTGGGTGGTTTGTTATATAACGAAATAGGCGAGCAAGCCGACGTTTTCTCTCTCAATGATTTTATTGCTCGTTCAAATATTAAAGCCCGTTTAGACAAAGGGACTCGAGTGTCTTTGCGAGAAGTATTGTATCCGATCATGCAAGGTTATGACTCTGTAGCCGTCCGAGCTGACGTGGAGTTGGGTGGGGCTGACCAATGGTTTAACTTGCTGGCCGGCCGAAAATTACAGAAACATTATGATCAAGAACCACAGGATATTCTAACGACGGTTTTAATTGAAGGTTTGGATGGCCGGAAAATGAGTTCTAGTTGGGGAAATACTATCAATCTTCTTGATGAACCAAAAGATATGTTTGGAAAAGTAATGAGTTTGCGAGATGATCTGATTGGTAAATATTTCGAACACTGTACTACTTTGCCGGTGGCCGAAGTAAAAAAATATCAACAACAGTTAGAGCAAGGAGAAATCAACCCTCGTGACTTAAAAGAAATTTTGGCTTTAGAAATTACCAAGTTGTATCACGGTGAAGAGGGAGCGAAAGAAGGGCAACAATATTTTCAGACTGTTTTTCGAGATAAGGGTTTACCAGAAGAGATTCCAGAAGTAAAAGTGACTAGTGCTAATATCCTCGACGTTTTAGTGGAAACAGGTTTAGTTGAAAGTAAAAGCGAGGCTCGGCGAGTGATTGACCAGGGTGGGGTGAGGATGAATGATGAGGTGGTGAAATCAGTTGATGTAGAAGTAACTCCCGAAGCCATCATTCAAAAAGGTAAGCGTCAGGTGGTGAAGGTTTTGTTATAG
- a CDS encoding nucleoside monophosphate kinase — protein MCRFWSKAIFLFFLTGWPGTGKGTLCGFLAKIPGIICLETSGLLRDYAKAHPESANQILGAMDNGLLVPIEFVKVAVEEGVKAAVDNGHQFIFLDGFPRDEEQARLVSLLRQSLPFNVSFCWINLLLSRDQAEQRIFKRIEEDRLAGRTPRADDIDPVKRKIRLDGHELRARQVDWVLSDLDGSVLAQKIDIDATPAPGVILTECLDILMPLGVGDIPDEVMEEILTS, from the coding sequence ATGTGTCGCTTTTGGTCCAAGGCTATTTTCTTGTTTTTCCTGACTGGTTGGCCTGGCACCGGCAAAGGAACTCTCTGTGGATTCCTGGCCAAAATCCCAGGTATTATCTGTCTCGAGACTTCTGGGCTTTTGCGTGACTATGCCAAAGCCCACCCGGAATCCGCAAATCAGATCTTGGGGGCAATGGACAACGGCCTGTTGGTGCCTATCGAATTCGTGAAAGTGGCGGTCGAGGAAGGTGTTAAGGCGGCTGTTGATAATGGCCATCAATTCATCTTTCTCGACGGCTTCCCGCGAGACGAGGAGCAAGCGAGGTTGGTGTCATTGTTGAGACAATCGCTGCCTTTCAATGTTTCTTTCTGTTGGATTAATCTGTTACTCTCTCGCGACCAGGCGGAGCAGAGAATCTTTAAACGGATTGAAGAAGACCGGCTGGCTGGTCGTACTCCTCGGGCGGACGACATTGATCCTGTTAAACGAAAAATCCGTCTCGATGGCCACGAATTGAGGGCCCGTCAGGTGGATTGGGTCCTCTCCGATTTGGATGGGTCAGTCCTGGCCCAAAAGATTGACATCGACGCTACCCCAGCTCCGGGAGTAATTCTCACGGAGTGTCTTGATATCCTGATGCCTCTTGGTGTTGGCGATATCCCTGACGAAGTTATGGAGGAAATCCTGACTTCGTAA
- a CDS encoding cytidylate kinase family protein, protein MKVTLFGLAGTGTSSTGKAVADKLGLEFLSTGNMFRAQAKELGLTINELDKLSLTDPVYDKMLDQKIADYGKNNDDFIIESRMAWFFVPDSIKIKLHCDFDTRLARVASRDDVSLDDARRLTLEREDAIFDRYARYYGVTDCQADVNFDLVIENTNLPFSEVVDRVIDFIDQQR, encoded by the coding sequence ATGAAAGTAACTCTATTTGGTTTAGCGGGAACAGGGACATCTAGTACTGGTAAAGCGGTGGCTGATAAGTTGGGCTTGGAATTTTTGTCGACCGGCAATATGTTTAGGGCTCAAGCCAAGGAATTGGGTTTAACTATTAATGAATTAGATAAACTGTCTTTGACTGATCCGGTCTACGATAAGATGTTGGATCAAAAAATAGCTGACTATGGTAAAAATAATGATGATTTTATAATTGAAAGCCGAATGGCTTGGTTTTTTGTTCCAGATTCAATCAAGATTAAATTACACTGTGATTTTGATACTCGGTTAGCTAGAGTGGCTAGTCGTGATGATGTGTCTTTAGATGATGCTCGCCGGCTAACCCTTGAGAGGGAAGATGCTATTTTTGACCGTTATGCTCGATATTATGGGGTGACTGATTGTCAGGCTGACGTTAATTTTGATTTAGTGATTGAAAATACTAATCTGCCATTTAGTGAAGTTGTCGATCGAGTGATTGATTTTATTGATCAACAGCGTTAA
- a CDS encoding rhodanese-related sulfurtransferase — protein MEYQVLLYYKYITIDNPEELMLAHKEFGKTHNLKGRIIIAKEGINGTLEGALADTQAYEQWLTADPRFADMWFKRSPGTGEAFPKLSVKVRPEIVSLHLGEEDFNPAEFTAPHLPAEKLHEWLEQGEDLVIIDMRNQYEMKVGRFADSVLPPLNNFRDLRQVVDDLQEFKDKKVVPICTGGVRCEKASGYLLKKGFKDVYQLEGGIVTYMEKFPMGHFKGKLYVFDNRLVMGMPGGEGQEVIGKCDICGDPSEKYINCANQTCHDHIIICDTCFEKSPTCSKTCAEAIMATV, from the coding sequence ATGGAGTACCAAGTTTTACTTTACTATAAATATATAACCATTGATAATCCTGAAGAGCTGATGTTGGCTCATAAGGAATTTGGTAAAACCCACAATCTCAAGGGGCGAATTATTATTGCTAAGGAAGGTATCAATGGAACTTTGGAAGGCGCTTTGGCTGATACACAAGCTTATGAACAGTGGCTAACAGCTGACCCGCGTTTTGCTGATATGTGGTTTAAACGTAGTCCTGGTACGGGAGAGGCTTTTCCCAAGTTATCTGTTAAAGTGCGACCAGAAATAGTTAGTCTTCATTTAGGAGAAGAAGATTTTAACCCGGCCGAGTTTACTGCCCCTCATTTGCCAGCGGAGAAGCTACACGAATGGTTAGAACAAGGGGAAGACTTGGTTATTATTGATATGCGCAATCAGTATGAAATGAAAGTGGGTAGATTTGCTGACTCGGTTTTACCGCCACTTAATAATTTTAGAGACTTACGACAAGTGGTAGATGATCTACAAGAATTTAAAGACAAAAAAGTAGTGCCTATCTGTACTGGTGGAGTACGCTGCGAAAAGGCGTCTGGGTATTTATTAAAAAAAGGTTTTAAAGATGTTTATCAGTTGGAAGGAGGGATTGTAACCTACATGGAAAAATTTCCGATGGGTCATTTTAAAGGCAAACTTTATGTTTTTGATAATCGATTAGTGATGGGAATGCCTGGTGGTGAGGGGCAAGAGGTGATCGGTAAGTGTGACATCTGTGGTGATCCATCCGAAAAATATATCAATTGTGCTAATCAAACTTGCCACGACCATATTATTATTTGTGATACTTGTTTTGAAAAATCACCAACCTGCTCTAAAACTTGTGCCGAAGCAATAATGGCGACCGTCTAA
- the tgt gene encoding tRNA guanosine(34) transglycosylase Tgt encodes MSPIKFTNLKTLPNGLGRAGVIHTPHGDIETPAFVVVGTKATVKALTPEQVATLGTQVTLANTYHLYLQPGDEIVAQAGGLHCFMNWPGPMMTDSGGFQVFSLGAAYGEGGVTKFAKKGNQGVDRDPVEVAAKLAKIDDDGVTFRSHIDGSEHRFTPESSIKIQHNLGADIIFAFDECTSPNADYNYQKEAMNRTHAWAERSLAEHQRLGDEKQGLFGIVQGGKYQDLREESARVIGGMDFAGFGIGGSFDKEDIGQSVAVVNAILPADKPRHLLGIGEVEDLILGVENGIDTFDCVAPTRMARNGALQTKTGRINIRNAEYKADFTPIEADCGCYTCQNYTKAYLSHLFRAEEMVAGTLASIHNLYFSVNLVKQLRRAILDDNFEEVKNNILTRRK; translated from the coding sequence ATGTCTCCAATAAAATTTACTAATTTAAAAACTTTACCCAATGGCCTTGGGCGAGCTGGGGTAATTCATACTCCCCATGGTGATATTGAAACACCAGCATTTGTGGTGGTGGGTACTAAAGCCACAGTTAAAGCTCTGACTCCAGAACAAGTGGCTACTCTGGGAACTCAGGTTACCTTGGCTAATACTTATCATTTATATTTACAACCCGGTGATGAGATTGTGGCTCAGGCTGGTGGTTTGCATTGCTTTATGAATTGGCCAGGTCCAATGATGACTGACTCGGGAGGTTTTCAGGTCTTTTCCTTAGGAGCTGCTTATGGTGAAGGTGGTGTAACTAAGTTTGCTAAAAAGGGTAATCAAGGGGTGGACAGAGATCCGGTCGAGGTGGCGGCTAAACTAGCTAAAATAGATGATGATGGGGTAACTTTTCGATCGCATATTGATGGTAGTGAACACCGCTTCACCCCTGAAAGCTCGATCAAGATTCAACATAATCTGGGTGCTGATATTATTTTTGCTTTTGATGAATGTACTTCACCAAACGCTGATTATAATTATCAAAAAGAAGCAATGAACAGGACTCATGCTTGGGCGGAGCGTAGTTTGGCAGAGCATCAACGTCTAGGGGATGAAAAACAAGGTTTGTTTGGTATTGTTCAAGGTGGTAAATATCAAGATTTGCGAGAAGAGTCGGCTAGAGTGATAGGTGGGATGGATTTTGCTGGTTTCGGGATTGGTGGTTCATTTGATAAAGAGGATATTGGACAATCTGTAGCGGTGGTTAATGCTATTTTACCAGCTGACAAACCAAGACATTTGTTAGGAATTGGGGAAGTGGAGGACTTAATTTTGGGAGTGGAAAATGGCATTGATACCTTTGATTGCGTGGCACCTACTCGGATGGCCAGAAATGGAGCCCTGCAAACAAAGACTGGGCGGATCAATATTCGCAATGCTGAATATAAAGCTGATTTTACACCGATTGAAGCCGACTGTGGTTGTTATACTTGTCAGAACTATACGAAAGCTTATTTGTCACATTTATTTAGAGCTGAGGAAATGGTGGCTGGGACTTTGGCTTCGATCCATAATTTGTATTTTTCAGTTAATTTAGTAAAACAGTTACGCCGGGCGATTTTAGATGATAATTTTGAGGAAGTGAAAAATAATATTTTGACTAGACGTAAATAA
- the uvrB gene encoding excinuclease ABC subunit UvrB has product MADKFKLVTDYQPAGDQPQAIEGLLKGLKKGFKHQTLLGVTGSGKTFTMANVIAQMNKPTLVIAHNKTLAAQLAQEYQDFFPENAVHYFVSYYDYYQPEAYMPVTDTYIEKDASINEEIDRLRHASTQALLTRRDVIIVASVSCIYGLGSPKDYAREHLLIKKGQTISRNEFLKSLVSIYYDRTSADLTPGTFRVTGNSIEIMPPSEKEVYNIVVSGNTIENILHIDAISRSILSEPEEFFLFPAKHFITSGDARQKAIKTIKAELDQQLKKLEKEGKLLEVERLKRRTTYDLAMIAEIGYTSGIENYSRHMSGRKAGEAPDTLLEYFPKKADGSPDFLTVIDESHVTIPQVGGMYAGDASRKKTLIEFGFRLPSALDNRPLKFDEFEKRIGQAVYTSATPSNYERDHSEQVVEQIIRPTGLIDPELTIRPVVQKGPYPGQVQDFITQAKIEIKKGFRAIGTTLTKKMAEDLAEFLKAEGIKAEYLHSEIKTLERIQILTNFRKGTFDCLIGVNLLREGLDLPEVSFIGILDADKEGFLRSETSLIQTIGRAARNSAGRVTLYADVVTGSMQKAIDETNRRRKIQVAYNTKHGITPTTIKKNIKDITENLMSEREKAVRNLLAIDQVAYGGNIKKLIKDKEKQMSQAVKDLDFETAAILRDEIKALTN; this is encoded by the coding sequence ATGGCAGATAAATTTAAATTAGTCACTGACTATCAACCAGCCGGAGATCAACCTCAAGCGATTGAAGGTTTGCTTAAAGGTCTCAAAAAAGGTTTCAAACACCAGACGCTTTTGGGTGTGACTGGATCTGGTAAAACTTTTACCATGGCTAATGTTATTGCCCAGATGAATAAGCCGACTTTGGTAATTGCTCACAACAAAACTCTGGCCGCACAACTGGCCCAAGAGTATCAAGATTTTTTTCCGGAGAACGCCGTCCATTATTTTGTGTCTTACTACGACTATTATCAACCGGAGGCCTACATGCCGGTGACGGATACATATATTGAAAAAGATGCCTCTATCAACGAAGAGATTGATCGCTTGCGTCACGCCTCGACCCAAGCTCTCCTGACTCGTAGGGATGTGATTATTGTGGCGTCGGTGTCGTGTATTTACGGTTTGGGTAGCCCGAAAGATTATGCTCGAGAACATTTATTGATTAAAAAAGGTCAGACCATTTCACGAAATGAATTTCTAAAATCATTAGTTAGTATTTATTATGATCGAACTAGTGCTGATTTGACCCCAGGTACTTTTCGGGTGACTGGTAATTCGATTGAGATTATGCCGCCGTCTGAAAAAGAAGTTTACAATATTGTGGTTAGTGGGAATACGATTGAAAATATTTTACATATTGATGCTATTAGTCGTTCTATTCTTAGTGAGCCAGAGGAATTTTTCTTATTCCCAGCTAAACACTTTATTACGAGTGGTGATGCTCGCCAAAAAGCGATTAAGACTATTAAGGCTGAATTAGACCAGCAATTAAAGAAGCTAGAAAAAGAAGGCAAGTTGTTGGAGGTGGAGAGGTTAAAAAGGCGGACTACTTATGACTTGGCCATGATTGCTGAGATTGGTTACACCAGTGGGATAGAAAACTATTCTCGCCATATGTCAGGACGGAAAGCTGGTGAAGCTCCTGATACTCTCTTGGAATACTTTCCAAAAAAAGCGGACGGCTCTCCAGATTTTCTCACGGTGATTGATGAGTCGCATGTCACTATTCCGCAAGTGGGTGGGATGTATGCAGGGGATGCTAGTCGGAAAAAAACTTTGATTGAGTTTGGTTTTAGGTTGCCTAGTGCTCTGGATAACAGACCACTTAAATTTGATGAATTTGAAAAGCGGATAGGACAAGCGGTCTATACTAGTGCTACACCTAGTAACTATGAACGAGATCATTCCGAGCAAGTGGTTGAGCAAATCATTCGTCCGACTGGTTTGATTGATCCAGAGTTAACTATTCGACCAGTAGTGCAAAAAGGTCCTTACCCAGGCCAAGTGCAAGATTTTATTACTCAAGCCAAAATAGAAATCAAAAAAGGTTTTCGAGCGATTGGGACGACACTGACTAAAAAGATGGCCGAAGATTTGGCAGAATTTCTAAAAGCGGAGGGTATTAAAGCGGAATATTTACACAGTGAAATAAAAACTTTAGAGCGAATTCAAATTTTAACTAACTTCCGCAAAGGAACCTTTGATTGTTTGATTGGGGTCAACTTACTGCGCGAAGGTCTCGATCTACCAGAGGTGTCATTTATTGGTATCCTCGACGCTGACAAAGAAGGGTTTTTGCGATCTGAGACATCGTTAATTCAAACGATTGGCCGAGCGGCACGTAATAGTGCAGGGCGGGTAACTCTCTATGCTGATGTGGTAACTGGTTCGATGCAGAAAGCGATTGATGAGACTAATCGTCGCCGGAAGATTCAGGTGGCTTACAATACTAAACATGGCATTACCCCAACCACCATTAAGAAAAATATTAAAGATATTACCGAAAACTTAATGAGCGAACGGGAGAAAGCGGTGCGCAATTTGCTAGCTATCGATCAGGTAGCTTATGGTGGCAATATCAAAAAACTAATTAAAGATAAAGAAAAGCAAATGAGCCAGGCGGTTAAAGACTTGGATTTTGAAACCGCGGCTATCTTACGGGATGAGATTAAAGCATTGACAAATTAG
- the uvrA gene encoding excinuclease ABC subunit UvrA, which yields MKHSEEKYINIKGARTHNLKNIDVKIPRDKMTVITGLSGSGKSSLAFDTIFAEGQRRYVESLSAYARQFLRQMQKPDVDEITGLSPAISIDQKSRSQNPRSTVATITEIYDYLRVLFARIGRPHCLVCGEEIKKLSNEEIVGLVLDKVTGKPGKEYETGFTLQIYAPLVRGRKGEYYQLLYDLLDKGYSQVLIDTKRYKLREQIVLGKTSKHDIDVLVDEIDVPDFNREVAKKGSNLSKSIDTAVYDNAISRLSEGVERALKETDGLVRIVVGKDTDKTDILAKAKESFLLSAKFSCPNDGFSYPEIEPRLFSFNSPYGACPECHGLGTKHMFGEEACPVCGGSRLRQESLHVFLKDAKNKLNIVNVTSLSIKDAFEFFGGLKLTKKEQEIAEAVLKEIESRIKFLLDVGLDYISLDRKANTLSGGEAQRIRLASQLGSRLVGTLYVLDEPTIGLHSRDNDRLITTLLNLRDLGNTIVVVEHDEDTIFASDYLVDIGPGAGIHGGNVVVADETETLLTAKKNIFNSLTVDYLRGDKMVTAPDKRRTSEKGQIKIRNGNIFNIKNLNVDIPLGRLVAITGVSGSGKSSFVYEILHKNLQARFDRRYRSNETFNCAEFSGSEYLGRAILIDQSPIGRTPRSNPVTYTGSFSFMRELFASTELAKVRGWKPSRFSFNVKGGRCEACQGNGTIAVEMHFLPTVYVNCDVCNGTRYQKETLEILYKKKNIKDVLDMTVEEALTFFEDIPAIYDRIKTLSEVGLGYLKLGQSATTLSGGEAQRVKISSELYRPFVQRSIYILDEPTVGLHYEDVNNLVAILQKLVDKGNTVVVIEHNLDVIKCADYIVDLGPEGGKGGGDLVAKGTPEEVINNYDSHTANYLRKILKRKK from the coding sequence ATGAAGCACTCAGAAGAAAAATATATCAATATTAAGGGGGCGCGAACTCACAACCTCAAGAATATCGACGTCAAAATCCCTCGAGATAAGATGACGGTTATTACTGGTCTCTCTGGCTCGGGTAAATCAAGCCTTGCTTTTGATACTATTTTTGCGGAAGGTCAGCGCCGTTATGTAGAATCTTTGTCGGCCTATGCCAGACAGTTTTTGCGTCAGATGCAAAAGCCAGATGTTGATGAGATTACCGGTCTTTCTCCAGCGATTTCTATTGATCAAAAATCTCGGTCCCAAAACCCGCGCTCGACTGTGGCGACTATTACTGAAATATATGATTATTTGCGCGTGTTATTTGCGCGGATTGGCCGACCGCATTGTCTAGTTTGTGGTGAAGAGATAAAAAAACTTTCCAATGAAGAAATAGTTGGATTAGTGCTAGATAAAGTAACGGGCAAGCCTGGTAAAGAGTATGAGACTGGTTTTACCTTGCAAATTTACGCACCACTCGTGCGTGGTCGGAAGGGGGAATACTATCAACTACTGTATGATTTGTTGGATAAAGGTTATAGCCAAGTTCTAATTGATACTAAACGTTATAAATTACGCGAGCAGATAGTGTTGGGAAAAACTAGTAAGCACGATATCGATGTATTAGTTGATGAAATAGATGTACCAGATTTTAATCGCGAAGTAGCCAAGAAGGGTAGTAATTTGAGTAAAAGTATTGATACGGCAGTTTACGATAATGCAATTAGTCGGTTATCTGAAGGAGTGGAGAGAGCCTTAAAAGAAACTGATGGGTTGGTGCGAATTGTGGTTGGTAAAGATACTGATAAAACTGATATTTTGGCAAAGGCGAAGGAGTCTTTTTTGTTGTCGGCTAAGTTCTCTTGTCCTAACGATGGTTTTTCTTACCCAGAAATTGAACCACGCTTGTTCTCTTTTAACTCACCATATGGGGCTTGTCCTGAGTGTCATGGTTTGGGTACTAAACATATGTTTGGTGAAGAAGCTTGTCCGGTCTGTGGTGGCTCACGACTCCGCCAAGAATCACTCCATGTTTTCTTGAAGGATGCAAAAAATAAATTAAATATTGTAAATGTTACCAGTTTATCAATCAAAGACGCTTTTGAATTTTTTGGAGGTTTAAAATTAACCAAAAAAGAGCAGGAGATTGCTGAAGCGGTTTTGAAAGAAATAGAATCACGGATCAAATTTTTACTGGATGTTGGTTTGGACTACATTTCCCTTGATCGTAAAGCCAACACCTTATCCGGAGGGGAAGCTCAGCGTATTCGACTGGCTTCACAGCTTGGTTCACGACTAGTGGGAACGCTTTATGTACTTGATGAGCCGACTATTGGTCTGCATAGTCGTGATAATGATCGCTTGATCACAACGTTACTTAACTTGCGGGATTTGGGTAACACTATTGTGGTGGTAGAACATGATGAGGATACAATCTTTGCGTCTGATTATTTGGTTGATATTGGTCCAGGAGCGGGGATTCACGGTGGTAATGTGGTGGTGGCTGATGAGACTGAAACACTTTTGACAGCTAAGAAGAACATTTTTAATTCTTTAACGGTAGACTACTTGCGTGGTGATAAAATGGTGACCGCCCCAGATAAGCGGCGGACTTCAGAGAAGGGTCAAATAAAAATCAGAAACGGCAATATTTTTAATATTAAAAACTTAAATGTTGATATTCCTTTAGGGCGATTGGTGGCGATTACTGGCGTTTCTGGCTCAGGTAAATCCTCTTTTGTGTATGAAATTTTACACAAAAATCTTCAAGCTCGGTTTGATCGACGTTATCGGTCTAATGAAACTTTTAACTGTGCTGAATTTTCTGGTAGTGAATATCTCGGTCGAGCTATTTTAATTGACCAATCTCCAATTGGTCGCACACCACGCTCTAATCCTGTTACTTATACTGGTTCTTTTTCTTTTATGCGAGAGTTGTTTGCTTCGACTGAGTTGGCCAAAGTGCGTGGTTGGAAACCGTCTCGCTTTTCTTTTAACGTGAAAGGTGGTCGCTGTGAAGCTTGTCAGGGTAATGGGACGATTGCAGTGGAAATGCACTTTTTGCCAACGGTGTATGTAAACTGTGACGTCTGCAATGGCACCCGTTACCAAAAAGAGACTTTGGAGATTTTGTATAAAAAGAAAAATATTAAAGATGTGTTAGATATGACTGTAGAAGAGGCTCTAACTTTCTTCGAAGATATTCCAGCTATTTATGATCGGATAAAAACATTGTCAGAGGTTGGTTTGGGTTATTTGAAGCTTGGTCAATCTGCTACGACCCTCTCTGGTGGGGAGGCTCAGCGAGTGAAGATTTCTTCAGAACTTTACCGACCGTTTGTCCAAAGATCAATTTATATTTTAGATGAGCCTACTGTTGGCTTACACTATGAAGACGTTAATAATCTGGTGGCTATCTTACAAAAGCTTGTAGACAAAGGTAATACGGTGGTGGTGATTGAACACAACCTAGACGTGATTAAATGTGCTGATTATATTGTTGATCTTGGTCCGGAAGGTGGTAAAGGGGGAGGTGATTTGGTGGCTAAAGGCACACCAGAAGAGGTGATTAACAATTATGACTCACATACGGCAAACTATTTACGAAAAATTTTGAAGCGGAAGAAATAA
- a CDS encoding UvrB/UvrC motif-containing protein, whose product MENKAVLVKTLPDKPGVYFFKTKKKLLYIGKATSLKDRVKSYFNKDIVATRGPKIEKMIALADSVEFEETNSVLEALILEAALIKKHQPEYNTREKDDKSFWSVIITKEDWPRLLSVRGKDLITDIDPDTIKYSFGPFPHGSELKEALKIIRRIFPYRDKCEPESGKPCFNRQIGLCPGVCSGEISKADYAKVIRNLKLFFDGKKSELIKTLEKEMKQLAKLKKFELAAKIRNQIFALNHIRDVALIKNQPTTENRGFKIEAYDIAHLSGQDTVGVMVVSIGNDLDKTSYRKFKLKGLTKNKADDTANLAEVLQRRFTHQEWRYPDLIVVDGGQAQINRAKKVLAGLDVVIPVVSVVKDERHKPRDFMGDEMLIKKYESEILLANNEAHRFALAYHRNRRDRMVK is encoded by the coding sequence ATGGAAAATAAGGCTGTTTTAGTAAAAACCCTTCCCGATAAACCGGGGGTCTATTTCTTCAAAACCAAGAAGAAGCTTTTATATATTGGTAAAGCTACTTCGCTGAAAGATCGAGTTAAAAGCTATTTTAATAAAGATATAGTTGCCACTCGCGGACCAAAGATTGAAAAAATGATTGCCTTGGCTGACTCGGTTGAGTTTGAGGAAACAAACTCAGTTTTAGAAGCCCTTATTTTAGAAGCAGCTTTAATTAAAAAACATCAACCAGAATATAATACTCGAGAAAAAGATGATAAGAGTTTTTGGTCGGTGATTATTACTAAAGAAGATTGGCCTCGATTACTGTCAGTTAGAGGAAAGGATCTGATAACTGATATTGATCCAGATACTATTAAGTATAGTTTTGGTCCCTTTCCCCACGGATCTGAATTAAAAGAGGCGTTGAAAATTATTCGTCGGATTTTTCCGTATCGTGATAAGTGTGAACCAGAGTCAGGTAAGCCGTGTTTTAATCGACAGATTGGTCTTTGTCCGGGGGTGTGTTCGGGAGAAATTTCCAAAGCGGATTATGCGAAAGTGATCAGAAACTTGAAGTTATTTTTTGATGGTAAAAAATCGGAATTGATAAAAACTCTGGAAAAGGAGATGAAACAACTGGCTAAGTTAAAAAAATTTGAACTAGCCGCTAAAATTCGTAACCAGATTTTTGCCCTTAATCATATTCGAGATGTGGCTTTAATTAAGAATCAACCAACGACGGAAAATAGAGGCTTTAAAATTGAAGCTTACGATATCGCTCACTTGTCTGGACAGGATACGGTGGGGGTGATGGTGGTGTCGATTGGGAATGATTTAGATAAAACTAGTTATCGGAAGTTTAAACTAAAAGGTTTAACTAAAAACAAGGCCGACGATACTGCTAATTTGGCTGAAGTGTTACAACGACGGTTTACTCACCAAGAGTGGCGTTACCCAGATCTAATTGTGGTTGATGGGGGACAAGCCCAGATCAATCGAGCCAAAAAAGTGTTAGCTGGTTTAGATGTGGTTATTCCTGTTGTGTCGGTGGTTAAAGATGAACGTCATAAACCGCGAGACTTTATGGGAGATGAGATGCTAATAAAAAAATATGAATCAGAAATTTTATTGGCCAACAACGAAGCCCACAGATTTGCACTCGCTTATCATAGGAATCGTCGCGACCGCATGGTAAAATAG